A region from the Cannabis sativa cultivar Pink pepper isolate KNU-18-1 chromosome 9, ASM2916894v1, whole genome shotgun sequence genome encodes:
- the LOC115722902 gene encoding uncharacterized protein LOC115722902: MANLVPGVLLKLLQHMNTDVKVAGEHRSSLLQVVSIVPALAGGELFANQGFYLKVSDSSHATYVSLPDEHEDLILSDKIQLGQFIHVERLESASPVPILHGVRPVPGRHPCVGTPEDIVATHTLGFLNGGNNSSSTSGLKTTERAKSDSKLRSNGGGKEEQSEKKTASSLGRSKPSQQQSKLSINVDVKEPLGRMKSLNSRPIPSSPTSVYSLPTSFEKFASGIKQHQTKVKVTAKVVEKGSVVRSASPAARKAATGNPIRNWVQGFEMGAKALRKSWEGNMEIKGRESSKLRGAKLDLKSDLRISTPRKGTSSERLPSKEDNKTHTPVKSSKEENKVQMPTKKVTANGTLDDQSRSDKHRISAGRKSTGDLPNNGIPGNLVKVPVNNRKLTEGSVSWASLPSSLAKLGKEVMKQRDAAQTAAVEAMQEASAAESLLRCLSIYSELISSAKEDNPQPAVEQFLTLHSSLSNARSIVDSLSKTIQAAGVSPDTEESPSEEAQKVTSEKRKLAAYWVQAALVTNLSSFAVFTKDPASLSIPSTASQNQKASFGNQPMLVLENSTKNALTKSQSKVRPMLGSKLSAPGTPRRAGDGSAVTQKLQSQPSQPPEWVKGNGFNEAVDMADKLRLQSQDWFLGFVERFLDADVDSSALSDNGQIAGMLTQLKSVNDWLDDISLNKDEEENPHVSVETIDRLRKKIYEYLLTHVESAAAALGGGSQSSPRIRTTEIKVRK, translated from the exons atggcgaatctcGTCCCGGGGGTCCTTCTCAAGCTTCTTCAGCATATGAACACTGACGTCAAAGTCGCCGGTGAGCACAGGTCTTCTCTTTTACAAGTCGTTAGCATCGTCCCGGCTCTAGCCGGAGGCGAGCTCTTCGCGAACCAAGGTTTTTACCTCAAGGTCTCCGACTCTTCTCACGCCACTTACGTTTCTCTCCCCGACGAACATGAAGATCTCATTCTCAGCGATAAAATCCAATTGGGTCAGTTTATCCATGTTGAACGGCTCGAATCGGCTTCCCCGGTTCCGATTCTCCACGGCGTTAGGCCCGTTCCGGGTCGCCACCCCTGCGTGGGAACCCCGGAAGACATTGTGGCGACTCACACGCTTGGATTTCTCAACGGAGGTAACAATTCGTCTTCAACTTCGGGTTTGAAAACGACAGAGAGAGCTAAATCGGATTCGAAACTGAGATCGAATGGTGGCGGGAAGGAGGAACAGTCGGAGAAGAAAACGGCTTCATCGCTCGGTCGGTCAAAGCCGAGCCAGCAGCAGTCGAAGCTGTCGATCAATGTGGATGTAAAGGAGCCATTAGGGAGGATGAAGTCATTGAATTCGCGGCCGATTCCGTCTTCACCGACTAGTGTTTATTCGCTGCCGACTTCTTTCGAGAAATTTGCTAGTGGGATCAAGCAACACCAGACAAAAGTTAAGGTCACAGCGAAGGTGGTGGAGAAAGGGAGCGTGGTTCGGTCGGCGAGTCCCGCTGCAAGGAAGGCTGCCACAGGAAATCCAATTAGAAATTGGGTTCAGGGATTTGAAATGGGGGCCAAGGCTCTGAGGAAGAGCTGGGAAGGAAATATGGAGATCAAGGGTAGAGAGAGCTCCAAATTAAGAGGTGCCAAGCTTGATCTCAAGTCTGACCTTCGTATTTCT ACTCCTAGGAAGGGTACATCAAGTGAGAGGTTGCCGTCTAAGGAAGATAATAAGACCCATACACCTGTAAAGTCCTCCAAAGAGGAGAACAAGGTTCAGATGCCTACCAAGAAAGTTACTGCAAATGGAACTTTGGATGATCAGAGTAGGTCTGATAAGCATAGAATTTCTGCTGGAAGAAAATCCACAGGTGATTTACCTAATAATGGTATCCCTGGAAACTTGGTCAAGGTGCCTGTAAATAATAGAAAACTGACAGAAGGAAGTGTTTCATGGGCTTCACTCCCATCATCACTTGCAAAGCTTGGCAAG GAAGTTATGAAGCAAAGGGATGCTGCACAGACAGCAGCAGTAGAGGCTATGCAAGAAGCTTCTGCTGCAGAGAGCCTACTTCGATGCCTGAG CATATACTCTGAGTTGATTAGCTCAGCTAAGGAAGATAACCCACAACCAGCAGTGGAGCAGTTTCTGACTCTCCATTCTAGTTTGAGCAATGCACGGTCAATTGTTGATTCATTGTCTAAAACCATACAAGCTGCTGGTGTATCCCCAGATACTGAAGAAAGCCCTTCAGAAGAAGCACAAAAGGTCACATCAGAAAAACGAAAACTAGCAGCCTATTGGGTGCAAGCCGCGTTAGTTACGAATCTGTCTTCCTTTGCTGTGTTCACTAAAGATCCTGCATCATTGTCTATACCATCTACAGCTTCTCAAAACCAAAAGGCTTCCTTTGGAAATCAACCTATGTTAGTTCTTGAAAATTCAACCAAGAATGCCTTAACAAAATCCCAGAGTAAAGTTCGTCCCATGCTTGGATCAAAGCTTAGTGCACCTGGAACCCCTCGCCGAGCAGGAGATGGATCGGCGGTCACTCAAAAGCTGCAAAGCCAACCAAGCCAACCACCTGAATGGGTAAAAGGAAATGGCTTTAACGAGGCTGTTGACATGGCCGACAAGCTGCGATTGCAGTCCCAGGATTGGTTTTTGGGGTTTGTGGAGAGGTTCTTGGATGCTGATGTGGATTCATCAGCTTTGTCGGATAATGGCCAAATTGCAGGGATGTTGACTCAACTGAAGAGTGTGAATGACTGGTTAGACGACATCAGTCTTAATAAGGATGAAGAAGAAAACCCCCATGTTTCTGTAGAAACCATTGACAGGCTGAGGAAGAAGATATACGAGTATCTTCTCACACATGTTGAGTCTGCTGCTGCTGCACTTGGTGGTGGATCCCAATCGTCCCCGAGGATCCGGACGACAGAAATAAAAGTGAGAAAATAA
- the LOC115722903 gene encoding pentatricopeptide repeat-containing protein At1g63330 isoform X1, whose product MKAQPLMMMTTRPTGNPHLFFTLFGNQFHSKNNYSVTNNDQQRRLDNLIQARCKSGNLKVKEALGFFDSLTKMRPLSSIWAFNHLIGALSKMNHFSTVVSMYKQIMGCAGFRPEAGTLRIVIKCLCRLKKADLGFSVLATFYKHGLGLDALTLNTLLHGLCAQGSMVAAMELFQEIVEKKHPRDEITYGTVINGLCKVGKTKKALELLKRMYDGDDDKSIQPSVDCFNPILDGLCKEERVDEALSLFRDMINHGVLPDVITYNCLIHGLRKSGLWGEAKTLLIDMSDRGISFDLHTYSALMDSLCKEGRTQEAFLLLDLMTREGFEPNVVTINPLISVLCKSDRLDEADQLIDYMTNRGLSPDIFTYNIVLDTMCRKGSTKEALDVLELMIDRGVLPNIITYNSLIYGFCHSGQWKEAIKLFDEMKDQNISPDVISFGILVDALCKERRMEEAIQMFDLMTQRDIKPNIVTYTSLLNGLCLVGQLETAKNLFEYMVSQNVYPHIITLNVLIDAYSKKGWMDKAHKLFDRIIELGGEPDQFTYNILIKGHCMKREVDQAKKILEEMTSKGVLPDMISYNTLVKSYIKAEKIDVALALLYDMIQKGLVPDHVTQNISNAILSPSP is encoded by the coding sequence ATGAAAGCCCAGCCACTGATGATGATGACCACAAGACCTACTGGTAATCCTCATCTCTTCTTCACCCTTTTCGGAAACCAATTTcattctaaaaataattattctgtCACTAACAATGATCAACAACGAAGATTGGATAATTTGATTCAAGCCAGATGTAAATCTGGGAACCTTAAAGTGAAAGAGGCTTTGGGTTTTTTTGATTCTCTTACGAAGATGCGTCCTTTATCTTCCATTTGGGCATTCAATCATTTAATTGGGGCTCTCTCCAAGATGAACCACTTTTCCACTGTTGTATCTATGTACAAACAGATAATGGGTTGTGCTGGTTTTCGACCTGAGGCGGGTACCTTGAGGATTGTGATCAAATGTTTGTGTCGCTTGAAAAAAGCTGACTTGGGTTTCTCTGTTTTGGCAACTTTCTATAAGCATGGCCTTGGACTTGATGCTCTTACTCTGAACACTCTCCTGCACGGCCTCTGCGCTCAAGGCTCCATGGTTGCAGCAATGGAGTTGTTCCAGGAAATTGTAGAGAAGAAACACCCACGTGATGAAATCACTTATGGGACTGTCATTAATGGGTTGTGCAAGGTTGGGAAGACAAAGAAGGCACTTGAGTTACTCAAGAGAATGtatgatggtgatgatgataaGAGCATTCAACCTTCTGTGGACTGTTTTAATCCAATCCTTGATGGCCTTTGTAAAGAAGAACGAGTGGATGAGGCCTTGAGCTTGTTTCGAGACATGATCAACCATGGTGTGCTGCCGGATGTCATCACTTACAATTGTTTGATTCACGGATTGCGAAAATCGGGTCTATGGGGAGAAGCCAAGACACTTCTAATTGACATGAGTGATCGTGGGATTTCATTTGATTTACACACTTATAGCGCTCTAATGGATTCTCTATGCAAGGAAGGAAGAACTCAAGAAGCATTTTTGTTACTTGATTTGATGACTAGAGAAGGCTTTGAACCTAATGTTGTCACAATCAACCCTCTAATCTCTGTTTTGTGCAAGTCTGATCGATTAGACGAAGCAGATCAACTCATAGATTATATGACCAATCGTGGATTATCTCCTGATATTTTTACTTATAATATCGTTTTAGATACTATGTGCAGGAAAGGAAGTACCAAAGAAGCACTTGATGTCTTGGAATTAATGATTGATAGAGGAGTGTTGCCTAATATTATCACCTACAATTCATTAATCTATGGATTTTGCCATTCAGGCCAATGGAAGGAAGCCATAAAGTTATTTGATGAGATGAAGGATCAAAATATCTCACCAGATGTGATATCATTTGGTATCCTTGTAGATGCACTTTGTAAGGAGAGAAGGATGGAAGAGGCTATTCAGATGTTTGATCTAATGACCCAAAGAGATATAAAGCCAAACATTGTCACTTACACCTCTCTGCTTAATGGGTTGTGTTTGGTAGGTCAATTGGAAACGGCCAAGAATTTGTTTGAATATATGGTGAGCCAAAACGTTTATCCTCATATTATTACACTTAATGTGCTTATAGATGCTTATTCTAAAAAAGGATGGATGGACAAGGCACACAAATTATTTGATCGAATTATTGAACTTGGTGGAGAGCCTGATCAGTTCACTtacaatatattaataaaaggaCATTGTATGAAACGTGAAGTGGATCAAGCGAAGAAGATCCTTGAAGAAATGACATCAAAGGGTGTTCTACCCGATATGATTTCTTACAACACATTGGTTAAAAGCTACATTAAGGCTGAAAAAATAGATGTTGCTCTTGCGCTACTTTATGATATGATTCAAAAGGGCCTGGTGCCTGATCATGTGACACAAAATATATCTAATGCAATTCTTTCTCCAAGTCCGTGA
- the LOC115722903 gene encoding pentatricopeptide repeat-containing protein At1g12775, mitochondrial isoform X2, translating into MKAQPLMMMTTRPTGNPHLFFTLFGNQFHSKNNYSVTNNDQQRRLDNLIQARCKSGNLKVKEALGFFDSLTKMRPLSSIWAFNHLIGALSKMNHFSTVVSMYKQIMGCAGFRPEAGTLRIVIKCLCRLKKADLGFSVLATFYKHGLGLDALTLNTLLHGLCAQGSMVAAMELFQEIVEKKHPRDEITYGTVINGLCKVGKTKKALELLKRMYDGDDDKSIQPSVDCFNPILDGLCKEERVDEALSLFRDMINHGVLPDVITYNCLIHGLRKSGLWGEAKTLLIDMSDRGISFDLHTYSALMDSLCKEGRTQEAFLLLDLMTREGFEPNVVTINPLISVLCKSDRLDEADQLIDYMTNRGLSPDIFTYNIVLDTMCRKGSTKEALDVLELMIDRGVLPNIITYNSLIYGFCHSGQWKEAIKLFDEMKDQNISPDVISFGILVDALCKERRMEEAIQMFDLMTQRDIKPNIVTYTSLLNGLCLMLILKKDGWTRHTNYLIELLNLVESLISSLTIY; encoded by the exons ATGAAAGCCCAGCCACTGATGATGATGACCACAAGACCTACTGGTAATCCTCATCTCTTCTTCACCCTTTTCGGAAACCAATTTcattctaaaaataattattctgtCACTAACAATGATCAACAACGAAGATTGGATAATTTGATTCAAGCCAGATGTAAATCTGGGAACCTTAAAGTGAAAGAGGCTTTGGGTTTTTTTGATTCTCTTACGAAGATGCGTCCTTTATCTTCCATTTGGGCATTCAATCATTTAATTGGGGCTCTCTCCAAGATGAACCACTTTTCCACTGTTGTATCTATGTACAAACAGATAATGGGTTGTGCTGGTTTTCGACCTGAGGCGGGTACCTTGAGGATTGTGATCAAATGTTTGTGTCGCTTGAAAAAAGCTGACTTGGGTTTCTCTGTTTTGGCAACTTTCTATAAGCATGGCCTTGGACTTGATGCTCTTACTCTGAACACTCTCCTGCACGGCCTCTGCGCTCAAGGCTCCATGGTTGCAGCAATGGAGTTGTTCCAGGAAATTGTAGAGAAGAAACACCCACGTGATGAAATCACTTATGGGACTGTCATTAATGGGTTGTGCAAGGTTGGGAAGACAAAGAAGGCACTTGAGTTACTCAAGAGAATGtatgatggtgatgatgataaGAGCATTCAACCTTCTGTGGACTGTTTTAATCCAATCCTTGATGGCCTTTGTAAAGAAGAACGAGTGGATGAGGCCTTGAGCTTGTTTCGAGACATGATCAACCATGGTGTGCTGCCGGATGTCATCACTTACAATTGTTTGATTCACGGATTGCGAAAATCGGGTCTATGGGGAGAAGCCAAGACACTTCTAATTGACATGAGTGATCGTGGGATTTCATTTGATTTACACACTTATAGCGCTCTAATGGATTCTCTATGCAAGGAAGGAAGAACTCAAGAAGCATTTTTGTTACTTGATTTGATGACTAGAGAAGGCTTTGAACCTAATGTTGTCACAATCAACCCTCTAATCTCTGTTTTGTGCAAGTCTGATCGATTAGACGAAGCAGATCAACTCATAGATTATATGACCAATCGTGGATTATCTCCTGATATTTTTACTTATAATATCGTTTTAGATACTATGTGCAGGAAAGGAAGTACCAAAGAAGCACTTGATGTCTTGGAATTAATGATTGATAGAGGAGTGTTGCCTAATATTATCACCTACAATTCATTAATCTATGGATTTTGCCATTCAGGCCAATGGAAGGAAGCCATAAAGTTATTTGATGAGATGAAGGATCAAAATATCTCACCAGATGTGATATCATTTGGTATCCTTGTAGATGCACTTTGTAAGGAGAGAAGGATGGAAGAGGCTATTCAGATGTTTGATCTAATGACCCAAAGAGATATAAAGCCAAACATTGTCACTTACACCTCTCTGCTTAATGGGTTGTGTTTG ATGCTTATTCTAAAAAAGGATGGATGGACAAGGCACACAAATTATTTGATCGAATTATTGAACTTGGTGGAGAGCCTGATCAGTTCACTtacaatatattaa